A region of Rhodohalobacter barkolensis DNA encodes the following proteins:
- a CDS encoding PfkB family carbohydrate kinase, with protein sequence MSLLVVGSVAYDGIETPFGKTDRILGGSATYISLAASYFANQINLVGVVGKDFADDDIELLKSKGVDLEGLQVDKSGNTFFWKGKYHYDLNNRDTLDTQLNVFEHFDPIIPDVYKDSKYVALGNIEPSLQGKVLDQVSKPDFVVMDTMNFWIEGTPDALKETLKHVDLLVINDSEARELAGEPNLIKAADKVREMGPGSLIIKKGEHGALLFAGDEIFSAPAYPVIDIFDPTGAGDTFMGGLLGWLSYTDDLTPNNMRKAVIFGSVMASFCVEKFGPERLKDLTEKEIYDRYREFRSLSEIPEIE encoded by the coding sequence ATGTCTCTTCTTGTTGTCGGCTCTGTAGCGTACGACGGTATTGAAACCCCATTCGGAAAAACAGATAGAATCCTTGGCGGATCAGCCACCTATATCTCACTTGCAGCATCTTACTTCGCAAACCAGATCAACCTGGTTGGGGTTGTTGGAAAAGATTTTGCCGATGATGATATCGAACTCCTGAAGAGTAAGGGAGTGGATCTTGAGGGGCTTCAAGTTGACAAAAGTGGAAATACTTTCTTTTGGAAAGGAAAGTACCACTACGACCTGAATAATCGTGATACACTGGATACACAGCTGAATGTTTTTGAGCACTTCGATCCAATCATTCCCGATGTATATAAAGATTCTAAATATGTAGCACTTGGCAATATCGAGCCGAGTCTGCAGGGGAAAGTTCTGGATCAGGTAAGCAAGCCCGACTTTGTAGTGATGGATACCATGAATTTCTGGATTGAAGGTACTCCGGATGCGCTGAAAGAGACGCTCAAGCATGTTGACTTACTTGTGATTAACGATTCAGAAGCACGTGAACTCGCAGGCGAACCAAACTTAATTAAAGCAGCCGATAAAGTTCGTGAGATGGGACCCGGATCACTCATCATCAAGAAAGGGGAACACGGAGCGCTTCTTTTTGCAGGCGATGAGATTTTCTCTGCACCCGCATATCCAGTGATCGATATATTTGATCCAACCGGTGCCGGAGATACGTTTATGGGTGGTCTTCTCGGTTGGCTCTCGTATACGGATGACTTGACACCTAACAACATGCGAAAAGCTGTAATTTTCGGATCTGTGATGGCCAGCTTTTGCGTGGAGAAATTTGGTCCTGAACGGTTAAAGGATCTCACAGAGAAAGAGATTTACGATCGCTACCGGGAGTTCAGGTCATTAAGTGAAATACCGGAAATTGAATAA
- a CDS encoding methyltransferase family protein produces the protein MPDFFSDYVIPTAIFLAFALMHSITASHAFKTKLFELSPKFKVWYRVLYNLISILLIAFWWITLPQDQILYQLSGLLFFLFLTLQLFFVYLFLKSIFAQNGMVFLGIKQILLNLREGQLPKYLDEPRRGKLVTSGLYRYMRHPMYTFAMLVLICSPIMTSNLLYSIIIFGLYFWIGSYFEEKNLIKRFGESYVQYQKNVPRFIPRLRIQK, from the coding sequence ATGCCGGACTTTTTTTCAGACTATGTAATTCCAACTGCCATCTTTCTGGCATTCGCATTGATGCACAGCATAACTGCATCTCATGCTTTTAAAACAAAACTCTTCGAATTATCACCAAAATTTAAAGTATGGTACCGGGTTCTCTATAATTTAATATCCATACTACTCATCGCTTTTTGGTGGATCACACTTCCTCAAGACCAAATCCTTTATCAACTGAGCGGACTTCTCTTTTTCCTGTTTCTTACACTACAGCTTTTCTTTGTCTATTTATTTTTGAAATCGATCTTTGCTCAGAATGGAATGGTATTTCTGGGCATCAAACAGATTCTGTTAAACCTTCGGGAAGGCCAGCTACCAAAATACCTTGATGAACCGCGACGTGGTAAACTGGTCACGTCCGGACTTTATCGCTACATGCGTCACCCGATGTATACCTTCGCCATGCTGGTCTTGATTTGTTCTCCTATCATGACTTCTAACCTACTTTACTCAATCATTATTTTTGGACTCTACTTTTGGATCGGCTCCTATTTTGAAGAGAAGAATTTAATCAAGCGGTTTGGTGAGAGCTATGTTCAGTATCAAAAGAACGTTCCGCGTTTTATACCCCGTCTTAGAATTCAAAAATAA
- a CDS encoding sodium:solute symporter, with protein sequence MGFTLLDGVIIVLYLVAVAVFGIWSAGTQKSSTDYFLGGREMPWWAILFSVVATETSTLTFISIPAVAYGGNLLFLQLTLGYILGRIIVAIWFLPAYVKGEMTTAYQFLEKRFGSGMRKAASSTFIVTRLLADGVRLFATAIPLAIIFRFAGVFDAWGDGAIYLLAISVIAFITLIYTFLGGIKAVIWMDVVQMVVYIGGALFALILMLGKIDTSFMESLSILSSEGKLTLFNFGGGLSIQEFLADPYVFWVAVFGGAVFSIASHGTDQLIVQRLLATGDLRSSQKALIWSGFVAAAQFAFFLLIGLMLYIFYSGAGLGELGLRTTDEIFAKFIVDHMPVGVAGLIIASLFAAAMSSLSSSLNALASSTTYDIIKPLYGQEWDQEQELWISRLTTIAWGIILTGSAFLFTWLQLSGDEQPAIVELGLGIASYTYGGLLGIFMLGRLFNKPDKTDAMIGFFTGLISLLFMVEGALQQFLPGEPLTIAWPLYTLVGGVIVIAVANASFYLRKWVRN encoded by the coding sequence ATGGGATTTACTCTGCTCGACGGCGTTATTATTGTTCTTTACCTGGTGGCGGTTGCCGTTTTCGGTATCTGGTCGGCCGGTACGCAAAAATCGTCTACCGACTACTTTCTTGGCGGACGTGAAATGCCGTGGTGGGCCATTCTTTTCTCCGTCGTCGCCACCGAAACCAGCACTCTGACCTTTATCAGTATTCCGGCCGTAGCTTACGGGGGGAATTTATTATTCTTGCAGCTCACACTCGGTTACATTCTCGGGCGGATCATCGTGGCCATTTGGTTTCTGCCGGCCTACGTAAAAGGTGAAATGACCACCGCCTATCAGTTTCTGGAGAAGCGATTTGGTTCCGGAATGCGAAAAGCAGCCAGTTCCACCTTTATCGTGACCCGACTTCTTGCCGACGGTGTCCGTCTTTTTGCCACGGCCATTCCACTGGCAATTATTTTTCGTTTTGCCGGTGTGTTTGATGCCTGGGGAGATGGAGCCATTTATCTACTGGCCATCTCCGTGATTGCCTTTATAACATTGATCTACACCTTCCTTGGTGGGATCAAAGCGGTAATCTGGATGGACGTTGTGCAGATGGTAGTATACATTGGCGGAGCGCTATTCGCGCTTATACTGATGCTCGGAAAAATCGATACGAGTTTCATGGAGTCTCTCTCCATTTTGAGCAGCGAAGGGAAATTGACGCTCTTTAACTTCGGCGGCGGACTCTCAATCCAGGAGTTCCTGGCTGATCCCTACGTATTCTGGGTCGCCGTATTTGGCGGAGCAGTCTTTTCCATTGCTTCACACGGTACCGATCAATTGATTGTCCAGCGTTTATTGGCAACAGGAGATCTGAGATCCAGCCAGAAAGCGCTGATCTGGAGTGGCTTTGTAGCAGCAGCACAATTCGCCTTTTTTCTTTTGATTGGGTTGATGCTCTACATATTCTACAGCGGCGCAGGATTAGGTGAACTTGGCCTTAGAACCACAGATGAGATCTTTGCAAAATTCATTGTAGATCACATGCCGGTAGGTGTTGCGGGTCTGATTATTGCATCACTGTTTGCAGCCGCCATGAGTAGCCTCAGCTCTTCGCTGAATGCTTTGGCATCATCTACTACTTATGACATCATCAAGCCACTGTACGGTCAGGAATGGGATCAGGAGCAGGAGCTGTGGATTTCCCGTCTCACTACCATCGCGTGGGGTATCATTCTGACAGGCTCGGCCTTTCTGTTTACCTGGCTTCAGCTTTCCGGGGATGAACAGCCGGCCATCGTAGAACTTGGGTTGGGAATTGCATCCTACACCTATGGCGGGTTGTTGGGTATCTTTATGTTAGGAAGACTATTTAACAAGCCCGATAAAACGGATGCTATGATTGGATTTTTTACCGGGCTGATATCACTGCTCTTTATGGTTGAGGGTGCACTTCAGCAGTTCCTTCCGGGTGAGCCGCTAACCATCGCCTGGCCGCTCTACACACTGGTTGGCGGAGTGATTGTGATTGCTGTAGCCAACGCATCCTTCTACTTGAGAAAGTGGGTTCGTAATTAA
- a CDS encoding S8 family peptidase produces MRRQLKWTLAIAVLLIGMIGYGCSNVTETDLNEPEEELLEAGSIIDGSYIVVMKPDEKELESKGKVYIENFRTSLMADAGIANDRVTSTYSNALYGFSANLDENQLSLLEKDDRVSYVEADKVVTLAPPCGTPNGGPCDDDPDDGDGDDGGDDGGDTEAIVPWGIDRVGGAVTYSGSAVSWVIDTGIQLDHPDLNVDSNRGFTAFSSGPDGKDAGDRNGHGTHVAGTIGGQNGILGVASGVVQVPVKVLDRRGSGSISGVIAGVDYVAANASSGDVANMSLGGGTSQALDDAVVNAANQGVLFSVAAGNSSTWAEDSSPARVEHPNVWTIAATDSNDNFASFSNYGPPTSHAAPGVDVESTWNDGGYNTISGTSMAAPHVAGILLVNNGSVNSDGQSSAAPNGDNYPIASHN; encoded by the coding sequence ATGAGAAGACAGTTAAAATGGACATTAGCGATTGCTGTTCTGCTGATCGGGATGATTGGCTACGGATGTAGCAATGTTACGGAAACCGATCTTAACGAACCGGAAGAGGAACTCCTTGAGGCCGGATCCATCATTGACGGAAGCTATATTGTGGTGATGAAACCGGATGAAAAAGAACTGGAGTCTAAAGGCAAAGTTTATATTGAAAACTTTCGCACATCATTGATGGCAGATGCAGGTATTGCAAATGATAGAGTAACATCAACCTACTCAAATGCGCTTTACGGATTCTCTGCAAATTTGGACGAAAACCAGCTTTCACTCCTGGAGAAGGATGATCGCGTTTCGTATGTAGAGGCTGATAAAGTTGTAACCCTCGCCCCACCTTGTGGAACTCCAAACGGAGGCCCTTGTGATGATGATCCCGATGATGGTGACGGAGACGACGGTGGTGATGATGGCGGTGATACCGAAGCGATTGTGCCTTGGGGAATTGACCGTGTTGGTGGAGCTGTTACATACTCCGGAAGTGCCGTTTCCTGGGTGATTGATACAGGAATTCAGCTGGACCATCCTGACCTGAACGTTGATTCGAACCGCGGATTCACCGCTTTTTCAAGTGGACCTGATGGAAAAGATGCTGGTGATAGAAATGGTCACGGAACGCACGTTGCAGGAACCATTGGTGGACAAAACGGTATTCTTGGCGTTGCTTCAGGTGTCGTTCAGGTGCCGGTAAAAGTACTTGACAGACGTGGAAGTGGGTCTATCTCCGGAGTGATTGCCGGTGTGGACTATGTTGCTGCAAACGCCTCTTCGGGTGATGTTGCGAATATGAGTCTGGGTGGCGGTACTTCACAGGCGTTGGATGACGCTGTTGTAAACGCAGCAAATCAGGGAGTTCTATTCTCTGTTGCAGCCGGTAACAGCAGTACGTGGGCCGAAGACTCTTCTCCGGCACGAGTTGAGCATCCAAATGTATGGACCATTGCTGCAACCGACTCAAACGACAATTTTGCGTCATTTTCGAACTATGGGCCACCTACCAGCCATGCTGCACCGGGTGTAGATGTTGAATCTACCTGGAATGATGGCGGATATAACACCATCAGTGGTACATCCATGGCCGCTCCGCATGTAGCGGGTATCTTATTGGTGAACAATGGAAGTGTAAACTCTGACGGTCAGTCATCTGCTGCACCCAATGGAGATAACTATCCGATTGCGTCACACAACTAA
- a CDS encoding GxxExxY protein — MNNQIKDRYFPLWDLTEKIIQCGVEVHKQLGSGFLEIVYKDALVHEFNVRGIQFEREKMYEIAYKGKVLPHKFYADFVVFEQVILEVKAKDGIPPEDMAQTINYLKCSDCKVGLILNFGKMKIDIKRVIF; from the coding sequence ATGAATAACCAAATTAAAGACCGTTATTTTCCATTATGGGATCTGACTGAAAAAATTATCCAGTGTGGAGTAGAAGTACATAAACAACTTGGGTCTGGTTTTTTAGAAATTGTCTACAAAGACGCTTTAGTACATGAATTCAATGTCAGAGGAATTCAATTTGAAAGAGAAAAAATGTATGAAATAGCTTATAAAGGAAAGGTTCTGCCACATAAGTTTTATGCAGACTTTGTGGTATTTGAACAAGTGATATTAGAGGTGAAAGCTAAAGATGGAATTCCACCTGAAGATATGGCTCAAACCATTAACTACTTAAAGTGCTCCGATTGCAAAGTAGGATTGATACTCAACTTTGGCAAAATGAAAATTGATATAAAAAGAGTTATTTTCTAA
- the yihA gene encoding ribosome biogenesis GTP-binding protein YihA/YsxC translates to MAFKKATFITSAPSIRECPEESIPEFCFAGRSNVGKSSLINKITNKKRLARTSNTPGKTQQMNYYLIDEEFYLVDLPGFGFAKVPKKERDRWGKDIKQYLLQRNTLRLILHLVDSRHNPTGLDQEFFYWMASKQKPFAVLLTKSDKLSTNKLAQSEKKVREVLSEMNIEVPVIPCSADTGKGVKEIQSLITEFMEYESDQV, encoded by the coding sequence ATGGCATTCAAGAAAGCAACTTTCATTACCAGTGCCCCATCCATCAGAGAGTGTCCCGAAGAGTCAATTCCCGAATTCTGCTTTGCCGGGCGATCCAATGTCGGTAAATCTTCCCTGATTAATAAGATCACCAATAAAAAAAGGCTGGCACGGACCAGTAATACCCCCGGAAAAACCCAGCAGATGAACTATTATCTGATTGACGAAGAGTTCTACCTGGTAGACCTTCCCGGATTCGGCTTTGCGAAAGTTCCCAAAAAAGAACGAGATCGGTGGGGAAAAGACATCAAACAGTATTTGCTCCAAAGAAATACACTCCGACTCATACTTCACCTGGTCGACAGCCGGCACAATCCTACAGGGCTGGATCAGGAGTTTTTCTACTGGATGGCGAGTAAACAGAAACCGTTTGCTGTTCTTCTCACTAAATCGGATAAACTTTCGACCAATAAATTGGCTCAATCGGAGAAAAAGGTTCGTGAAGTATTGTCCGAAATGAATATAGAAGTGCCCGTCATCCCGTGTTCAGCCGATACCGGTAAAGGGGTGAAGGAAATTCAATCACTAATTACAGAATTCATGGAATATGAATCTGATCAAGTATAA
- the serA gene encoding phosphoglycerate dehydrogenase has protein sequence MPYQVLLLDNVDPSCATVFKERGIETTTPGKLSDSELKETIGKYDAVVLRSGTTITKELLDHAKNLKVIGRAGVGVDNIDIPAATAKGVLVMNTPDGNTISTAEHTCGMILALSRNIPEAVSRVKNNGWDRKSFMGTEVHGKKLGIVGLGKIGSEVALRMKAFGMEVFAYDPFTTKEHAGSINVELLELDELLATCDYLTVHTPLTEKTKGMVSLENADKIKEGIRLVNCARGGIYKEDDLLPLIEKGVVTGVALDVYTSEPPTPELYEVLKNPAIICTPHLGASTEEAQEKVAVQIAEQISDALESKNYKGSLNGKSISLLTNKEVQPYVELAEKLGKVTGQIMPDNTNSFSFEYTGDCSKYADVLTDGILKGMLSQFVDESVNLINARHFAEERGMNIRETTSSNDKMYKDLVTIQLSDEAPYKKISAAVFGPNDYRIVEIDGYGIELRLEGDILMYQNQDKPGMLAAVASALSERDINIGALSLGRAGKGTNAITAVIIDKQLSQQEINLIHDLDGVKNVKYISLS, from the coding sequence ATGCCATATCAAGTATTACTACTGGACAATGTAGATCCCTCGTGTGCAACAGTCTTTAAAGAGCGGGGAATTGAGACAACTACTCCCGGAAAACTATCGGATAGCGAATTAAAAGAGACGATTGGTAAGTATGATGCAGTTGTTCTGAGAAGCGGCACAACCATTACAAAAGAGCTTTTGGATCACGCCAAAAACCTGAAAGTAATTGGTCGCGCCGGAGTTGGAGTAGACAATATCGACATACCGGCTGCAACTGCGAAAGGTGTACTGGTGATGAATACTCCGGATGGAAATACAATTTCTACGGCAGAACATACTTGCGGGATGATTCTCGCCCTTTCCAGAAATATTCCTGAGGCCGTGAGCCGGGTTAAAAACAATGGATGGGACCGTAAGAGTTTTATGGGAACTGAAGTGCACGGGAAAAAACTTGGCATTGTAGGACTTGGAAAAATTGGCTCTGAGGTTGCTTTAAGAATGAAAGCTTTTGGTATGGAGGTTTTTGCATACGATCCCTTTACCACAAAAGAGCACGCCGGATCCATCAATGTGGAATTGCTTGAATTGGACGAACTTCTGGCCACTTGCGACTACCTAACCGTGCACACACCGTTAACGGAGAAGACCAAAGGAATGGTTTCTTTAGAAAATGCGGATAAAATAAAAGAGGGAATCCGCCTTGTGAACTGTGCCCGCGGTGGAATTTACAAAGAAGACGATCTTCTTCCTTTGATTGAAAAAGGAGTCGTTACAGGTGTGGCACTAGATGTTTACACCTCTGAACCACCTACTCCCGAACTTTACGAAGTCCTTAAAAATCCTGCCATCATTTGTACTCCACACCTTGGAGCTTCCACTGAAGAAGCCCAGGAGAAAGTGGCTGTTCAGATCGCTGAACAGATTTCAGATGCATTGGAAAGCAAAAACTACAAAGGCAGCCTGAACGGAAAATCCATCTCTCTTCTTACCAATAAGGAAGTCCAGCCGTATGTTGAACTTGCTGAGAAACTTGGCAAAGTTACAGGTCAGATTATGCCGGATAATACCAACAGTTTCTCTTTCGAGTATACGGGCGACTGTTCGAAGTATGCCGACGTGTTAACGGATGGTATTTTGAAAGGAATGCTTTCCCAATTTGTAGACGAATCTGTAAATCTTATCAATGCTCGCCACTTTGCTGAAGAGCGAGGCATGAATATTCGTGAAACAACCAGCAGCAATGATAAGATGTATAAAGACTTGGTTACCATTCAGCTGAGTGATGAAGCTCCATACAAAAAGATATCTGCGGCTGTTTTTGGACCGAACGACTACCGAATTGTTGAGATTGACGGCTATGGTATAGAACTTCGTCTCGAGGGCGATATCCTGATGTACCAGAACCAAGATAAACCGGGTATGCTAGCGGCAGTTGCCAGCGCACTATCAGAACGTGACATCAACATTGGCGCGCTAAGTCTTGGACGGGCAGGCAAGGGGACAAACGCCATTACAGCCGTTATTATAGACAAACAGCTTAGCCAGCAGGAGATCAATCTCATTCACGATCTAGATGGTGTGAAAAATGTAAAGTATATCTCGTTATCTTAG
- a CDS encoding MauE/DoxX family redox-associated membrane protein: MDKLSVIKWSKIGVRVILGGLLLFAGYLKVQDNTALFESVAYISWLPLFMKSTVIDLLPWVEIIVGGLLIFNVFGKIIKPAALLIYLSFFIFAIYGLGAGIEGDCGCFGDPDDASLIGALLGSEFGWKMVIRNGIFLLMAGLLIVPNRVLNKDSAE; encoded by the coding sequence ATGGATAAACTATCTGTTATAAAATGGAGCAAAATTGGGGTTCGAGTCATTTTAGGTGGCCTTCTACTATTTGCTGGCTATCTGAAAGTTCAGGATAATACCGCACTCTTCGAGTCAGTCGCCTACATCTCATGGCTTCCACTTTTTATGAAGTCAACGGTTATTGATCTGCTGCCATGGGTAGAGATTATTGTTGGCGGACTGCTGATCTTTAATGTATTTGGGAAAATTATTAAACCGGCTGCGCTTTTGATCTATCTGAGCTTCTTTATTTTCGCAATTTATGGACTGGGAGCGGGAATAGAAGGGGATTGCGGCTGTTTTGGTGATCCGGATGACGCGTCACTTATCGGTGCACTTCTTGGCAGTGAATTTGGCTGGAAAATGGTAATTCGAAACGGAATTTTTCTTCTGATGGCCGGACTCCTCATCGTGCCTAATCGAGTTTTAAATAAGGATTCCGCCGAGTAG
- a CDS encoding GIY-YIG nuclease family protein, producing MFYTYIIFSKSKNRYYTGYTSSTPQDRLNRHNNGMTPSTKSGIPWELVFFKSFDSKSDAIKFENFIKRQKSQIFIKKLIASNKNEFPE from the coding sequence ATGTTCTATACGTATATCATATTTAGCAAATCGAAGAACAGATATTATACAGGTTACACATCTTCTACTCCTCAGGATAGATTAAACCGACACAATAATGGAATGACCCCTTCAACAAAATCAGGTATACCCTGGGAACTTGTATTCTTTAAATCATTTGACAGTAAATCTGACGCAATCAAGTTCGAAAACTTCATCAAGAGGCAGAAAAGCCAAATATTTATCAAAAAATTAATTGCTTCAAATAAGAATGAGTTTCCAGAATAG
- a CDS encoding cupin domain-containing protein, translating to MKNNSKIIKSTETGWSGIEQKKYKTEGSNFKNISRFSLLDDSTPELNTHTRYFEIEPDGYSSLEMHRHPHSVVVLKGSGSVILDNQISEIHTHDVIYIAPETIHQFQADRGETLGFLCIVDRYRDKPVIPSDDFIHANIQSEKVLKKIRK from the coding sequence ATGAAGAATAACTCCAAAATTATAAAATCCACAGAGACGGGATGGAGTGGTATAGAACAGAAAAAGTACAAAACAGAGGGTTCAAATTTTAAGAACATCTCCCGCTTTTCTCTTTTGGATGATTCGACCCCGGAATTGAATACACATACACGCTATTTCGAAATTGAGCCTGATGGATACTCATCGCTTGAAATGCACAGGCATCCACACAGTGTAGTCGTTCTGAAGGGATCCGGCTCAGTCATCTTGGACAATCAAATTTCAGAAATTCACACACACGATGTAATCTACATCGCTCCGGAGACCATTCACCAGTTTCAGGCAGACAGAGGTGAGACCTTGGGATTCCTCTGCATTGTGGATCGATACAGAGATAAACCGGTAATTCCGTCTGATGATTTTATCCATGCAAATATTCAATCGGAAAAAGTTTTAAAGAAAATCCGAAAATAG
- the rdgB gene encoding RdgB/HAM1 family non-canonical purine NTP pyrophosphatase, giving the protein MKKPDTIFLASANAHKIEELEQVLSPLGIDLKSTLDYPEAEEVEEDQPDLQGNALKKAQFWYNKTGLPSISDDTGLEVDALDGAPGVFSARYAGDNPTYNDNVNKLLTELKGQSDRSAQFRTVIAFVDGENEYFFEGICRGRIIDEKRGDKGFGYDPVFVPEGYEETFAELNSEEKNKISHRGRAVQKFIEFLQK; this is encoded by the coding sequence ATGAAAAAGCCGGACACAATTTTTCTTGCCTCAGCTAATGCGCACAAAATTGAGGAGCTGGAGCAGGTGTTATCTCCGCTTGGAATAGATCTCAAATCTACACTCGACTATCCGGAAGCGGAAGAGGTAGAAGAAGATCAACCCGACCTGCAGGGCAATGCTTTAAAGAAGGCGCAGTTTTGGTATAATAAAACAGGTCTTCCATCGATTTCGGATGATACGGGTTTGGAAGTAGATGCCTTGGATGGAGCCCCGGGAGTTTTCTCTGCCCGTTACGCGGGTGATAATCCTACCTACAACGATAATGTGAATAAGCTCCTGACTGAGTTGAAGGGGCAATCAGATCGCTCAGCCCAGTTTCGAACGGTCATTGCTTTTGTTGATGGCGAAAATGAATACTTTTTTGAAGGTATTTGCAGGGGACGGATTATCGATGAGAAAAGAGGAGATAAAGGATTTGGCTACGATCCGGTGTTTGTTCCTGAAGGATATGAAGAGACTTTTGCAGAACTCAATTCAGAAGAGAAAAACAAAATCAGTCACCGGGGGAGGGCCGTCCAAAAGTTCATCGAGTTTCTGCAAAAATAG
- the purF gene encoding amidophosphoribosyltransferase, which produces MIDKPHDYCGIFGIYDHDDAALLSYYGLHALQHRGQESAGIVTTYFDEKKNRHSMPMHKDFGLVLSVYDDPKIFENELKGRSAIGHNRYSTSGSSKNPANIQPFRVHYRNGNLAIGHNGNLSNARTLRERFRDEGVLFQSTSDTELILHLISHSREENQMDQIMDALSQIEGAYCLVILTDDKLIAVRDPNGFRPLALGMIDGSYTVASETCAFDIIGAKYIRDVEPGEVVIIDREASDKQEPKSLRLEPKAGTNSSQCIFEYVYFSRPDSKIFGEMVDKIRRNLGKQLAKEHPLNEVVKSSTEDRRPIVISVPDSSNTAAIGYAHENQKAGFDCKYDIGLIRNHYVGRTFISPGQKSREQKVRTKFNTVKGVIEGRPVIIVDDSIVRGTTSRYLVDMIRDANPLEIHFLVSSPPITHPCFYGMDFPSPEELIANKFDRDVEAIAKEIGVDSLRYLSADGLVAAVKEANDSPLDYCTACFTGKYPVPVDFGVEKEENEIV; this is translated from the coding sequence ATGATCGATAAACCTCATGACTACTGCGGCATTTTTGGTATTTACGACCATGATGATGCTGCCCTCCTCTCCTACTACGGCCTTCACGCTCTGCAACATCGCGGACAAGAGTCAGCCGGAATTGTAACCACCTATTTTGATGAAAAGAAAAACCGGCACTCCATGCCGATGCACAAAGATTTCGGACTGGTACTCTCCGTTTATGATGACCCCAAAATCTTTGAAAACGAACTGAAAGGACGCTCTGCTATCGGTCACAACCGATATTCAACCTCCGGTTCTTCCAAAAATCCGGCTAATATCCAGCCATTCCGGGTTCACTACCGAAATGGAAACCTGGCTATTGGACATAATGGTAATCTATCCAATGCCCGTACTCTTCGAGAACGATTCCGGGATGAAGGCGTTCTGTTTCAGAGCACATCCGATACTGAACTCATTCTCCATTTGATTTCCCACAGCCGTGAGGAGAATCAGATGGATCAGATTATGGATGCACTCAGCCAGATTGAGGGAGCTTACTGTTTGGTGATTTTAACGGACGACAAACTGATTGCGGTGCGCGATCCAAACGGTTTCCGGCCGCTTGCTCTTGGTATGATTGACGGATCCTATACTGTAGCCAGTGAAACCTGTGCATTTGATATCATTGGTGCCAAATATATCAGGGATGTAGAACCCGGGGAGGTAGTAATTATTGACCGGGAAGCATCTGATAAGCAAGAGCCCAAATCGTTACGACTTGAACCGAAAGCCGGCACAAATAGCAGTCAGTGTATTTTTGAATATGTCTATTTCTCCCGACCCGACAGTAAAATTTTTGGGGAAATGGTCGATAAAATTCGTCGGAATCTCGGGAAGCAGCTTGCCAAGGAACACCCGTTGAACGAAGTGGTAAAATCTTCTACTGAAGATCGAAGACCTATCGTGATATCTGTACCGGATTCAAGTAATACGGCAGCCATCGGATATGCTCACGAAAATCAAAAAGCAGGCTTCGATTGTAAATATGACATCGGCCTGATTCGAAATCACTACGTAGGAAGAACGTTTATCTCTCCTGGACAGAAATCAAGAGAGCAGAAAGTCCGTACAAAATTCAACACGGTAAAAGGTGTTATTGAGGGGCGTCCAGTGATTATTGTGGATGATTCCATTGTTCGCGGTACCACATCCCGATATTTAGTAGACATGATCCGGGATGCAAATCCTCTGGAAATACATTTTCTGGTAAGTTCTCCTCCCATCACTCATCCCTGTTTTTACGGGATGGATTTTCCTAGCCCTGAAGAGCTGATTGCCAACAAATTTGACCGGGATGTTGAAGCTATTGCAAAAGAGATTGGTGTAGATAGTTTGAGATATCTCTCTGCAGACGGATTGGTTGCAGCCGTTAAAGAAGCGAATGATTCTCCGCTCGATTACTGTACAGCATGCTTTACAGGAAAATACCCTGTACCGGTCGATTTTGGCGTAGAAAAAGAAGAAAACGAAATTGTTTAA